One window from the genome of Candidatus Poribacteria bacterium encodes:
- a CDS encoding aminotransferase class III-fold pyridoxal phosphate-dependent enzyme — LDVIESEKLQENALVTGTFLKQSLEKLKSKHPVIGDVRGRGLFLGIELVRDHETLEPADQEAGYIANRMRDLGILISTDGPLHNVLKIKPPLVFDQANVVQLVETLDSILQEEAAISQ; from the coding sequence TTTTGGATGTGATTGAATCGGAAAAGCTACAGGAAAACGCGCTTGTCACGGGCACCTTTCTAAAACAGTCTCTTGAGAAACTAAAAAGCAAGCATCCGGTAATCGGAGATGTCAGGGGGAGGGGATTATTTTTGGGGATAGAGTTGGTGCGGGATCACGAAACCCTGGAGCCAGCCGATCAGGAGGCGGGCTATATTGCGAACCGCATGCGCGATCTGGGCATTCTGATTTCAACAGATGGGCCGCTTCATAACGTGCTGAAGATCAAGCCCCCGCTGGTATTTGATCAGGCCAACGTGGTCCAACTTGTCGAAACACTGGATTCTATACTTCAGGAGGAGGCAGCGATTAGTCAATAG
- a CDS encoding FKBP-type peptidyl-prolyl cis-trans isomerase codes for MVIMSFVRYAALVLAIALFSTCKSPTEPMPPEPENTPMPREVADDDYIQLSDGLKYYDFEIGTGDPVKNGDLVTVHYHGWLTDNTLFDSSHLRNNPFSFQIGNGRVIQGWELGILGMRPGGQRQLVIPPDLAYGNRGQGRIPPNATLIFEVTLLSID; via the coding sequence ATGGTGATCATGTCCTTCGTTCGATACGCAGCACTGGTCTTGGCAATTGCGCTATTTTCTACCTGTAAAAGTCCCACAGAACCGATGCCCCCAGAGCCCGAAAATACCCCCATGCCACGCGAGGTGGCCGATGATGATTATATCCAGCTTTCAGATGGTCTTAAGTACTATGACTTTGAGATCGGTACAGGCGATCCAGTAAAAAATGGAGACCTTGTGACCGTGCATTATCACGGTTGGCTAACGGACAACACGCTCTTTGACAGCTCCCATCTTCGAAACAACCCCTTCTCGTTTCAAATTGGGAACGGCCGGGTTATCCAGGGATGGGAACTAGGAATCCTGGGCATGCGACCAGGAGGACAGCGGCAACTCGTGATCCCACCTGATCTTGCCTATGGAAATCGGGGACAAGGCCGCATTCCACCAAATGCAACCCTGATCTTTGAGGTTACCCTCCTATCTATTGACTAA